A genomic segment from Lutibacter sp. A80 encodes:
- a CDS encoding CCA tRNA nucleotidyltransferase, whose protein sequence is MPSNNTYKDALIHPIFEYISKASKNLQLDSYVIGGFVRDYFLKRGAPKDIDIVAVGSGIELAQEVANLLPNKPKVQVFKTYGTAMLRYNDVEIEFVGARKESYNEASRNPVVEDGTLQDDQNRRDFTINALALSLNEANYGVLLDPFEGMKDLESKIIKTPLNPDITYSDDPLRMMRAIRFASQLNFIIETESLNAITRNAERLDIITRERIIDEFNKIMLSKKPSVGILLLHKTKLLHRFLQEVTNLQGVDEIEGQKHKDNFYHTLEVVDNISENTDDLWLRWAALLHDIGKAPTKKFDKNIGWTFHSHEFVGSKMVYKLFKRLKMPLNNKMKFVQKMVYLSSRPIVLATDVTDSAVRRLIFDTGEDIDSLMTLCEADITTKNPTKFKRYHNNFKMVREKIKEVEARDHVRKFQPPISGELIMETFNLKPCREIGQIKDAIKEAILDGKIANDYDEAYAFMLQRGEKLGLKIN, encoded by the coding sequence ATGCCTAGTAATAACACATATAAAGATGCTTTAATACATCCAATATTTGAATATATTTCAAAAGCTTCAAAAAATTTACAATTAGATTCTTACGTAATTGGAGGTTTTGTTCGTGACTATTTTTTAAAAAGAGGAGCACCAAAAGATATTGATATTGTAGCCGTTGGTAGCGGAATAGAATTAGCACAAGAAGTAGCTAATTTATTACCAAATAAACCAAAAGTTCAGGTTTTTAAAACTTATGGAACTGCTATGTTACGTTATAATGATGTTGAAATAGAATTTGTTGGGGCTAGAAAAGAATCTTATAATGAAGCCAGTAGAAATCCTGTTGTTGAAGATGGAACTTTACAAGATGATCAAAATAGAAGAGATTTTACTATAAATGCATTGGCTTTAAGTTTAAACGAAGCTAATTATGGCGTTTTATTAGATCCTTTTGAAGGAATGAAGGATTTGGAGTCTAAGATTATTAAAACACCTTTAAATCCAGATATCACTTATTCAGATGATCCTTTAAGAATGATGCGGGCAATTCGGTTTGCATCACAATTAAATTTTATTATTGAAACAGAATCTTTAAATGCAATTACAAGAAATGCTGAAAGGTTAGATATTATAACAAGAGAACGTATTATTGATGAGTTTAATAAAATAATGCTTTCTAAAAAACCATCAGTAGGAATTTTATTATTGCATAAAACTAAACTGCTACATAGATTTTTACAAGAAGTAACAAATTTACAAGGTGTAGATGAAATAGAAGGTCAAAAACATAAAGATAATTTTTACCATACCTTAGAAGTGGTTGATAATATTTCTGAAAATACAGATGATTTATGGCTACGCTGGGCAGCATTATTACACGATATTGGAAAAGCGCCTACTAAAAAGTTTGATAAAAATATAGGTTGGACTTTTCATTCTCACGAATTTGTAGGCTCTAAAATGGTATACAAATTATTTAAACGGTTAAAAATGCCTTTAAATAATAAAATGAAGTTTGTTCAGAAAATGGTGTATCTAAGTTCTAGACCTATTGTTTTAGCAACGGACGTAACTGATTCTGCTGTAAGACGTTTAATTTTTGATACGGGTGAAGATATTGATAGTTTAATGACGCTTTGTGAAGCTGATATCACAACTAAAAATCCAACTAAATTTAAACGTTACCATAATAATTTTAAAATGGTTCGCGAAAAAATTAAAGAAGTTGAAGCTCGAGATCACGTACGTAAATTTCAACCTCCAATTTCTGGTGAGTTAATAATGGAAACTTTTAATTTAAAACCGTGTAGAGAAATCGGGCAAATTAAAGACGCTATAAAAGAAGCTATTTTAGATGGTAAAATTGCAAACGATTACGATGAAGCTTATGCGTTTATGTTACAAAGAGGTGAAAAATTAGGACTTAAAATTAATTAA
- a CDS encoding phospho-sugar mutase encodes MTTILEKASLWLTDTFDSETKKEIQLLIDNNQDQLADRFYKDMEFGTGGMRGIMGAGTNRINKYTLGKATQGLSNYLIQTSPNKELKVVIAFDCRHNSQKFAKIVADVFSANGIKVFLFEALRPTPELSFAVRHLDCDAGIVLTASHNPPEYNGYKVYWADGGQIVPPHDYKIIEKVNSLDFSEIKFDAKEDLIEVIGEKVDNAFIDASVKNGTFNTAGKENLKIVFTSLHGTSITAVPNAFEKAGYTDVHIVEEQREPNGDFPTVKSPNPEEPEALKMATELANKIGADIVIGTDPDCDRLGIAVRDLDGNMKLLNGNQTMCLMTDFLIKKWKEAGKLNGKQFVGSTIVSTNLVAEIAEKYGVQSKVSLTGFKWIAKMIRDAEGTLDFIGGGEESFGYMIGDFVRDKDAVSSTLLACEIAANAKANGSSIYQELLQIYADTNFYKEHLIALVRKGMDGAQQIAQMMVDLRENPVTEIDGSKVKYLYDYDASTKTNLLTNTVEAIDIPKSNVLIYETVEGTKIAARPSGTEPKIKFYFSVKAPLDAIENAKKVEAELDTKIQRIITEMKLS; translated from the coding sequence ATGACTACAATCTTAGAAAAAGCCTCACTTTGGCTTACAGACACTTTTGATAGTGAAACAAAAAAAGAAATTCAACTTTTAATTGATAACAATCAAGATCAATTAGCTGATAGGTTTTACAAAGATATGGAATTTGGTACTGGTGGTATGCGTGGTATTATGGGTGCAGGTACAAACCGAATTAACAAATATACATTAGGTAAAGCTACACAAGGGTTGTCTAACTATTTAATACAAACTTCCCCTAATAAAGAACTTAAAGTTGTTATTGCTTTTGATTGTCGTCATAACAGTCAAAAATTTGCTAAAATTGTTGCAGATGTATTTTCTGCAAATGGAATAAAAGTATTTTTATTTGAAGCTTTAAGACCAACACCTGAATTATCGTTTGCAGTGCGCCATTTAGATTGTGATGCAGGTATAGTTTTAACTGCATCTCATAATCCTCCAGAATATAATGGGTATAAAGTGTATTGGGCTGATGGAGGACAAATTGTACCACCACACGATTATAAAATAATTGAAAAAGTAAACAGTTTAGATTTTTCTGAAATAAAATTCGATGCAAAAGAAGATTTAATTGAAGTTATTGGCGAAAAAGTAGACAATGCTTTTATTGATGCTTCAGTAAAAAATGGTACATTTAATACTGCTGGTAAAGAAAACCTAAAAATTGTATTTACTTCATTACACGGAACCTCTATTACAGCTGTTCCAAATGCTTTTGAAAAAGCAGGATATACAGATGTACATATTGTTGAAGAACAACGCGAACCAAATGGTGATTTCCCAACTGTTAAATCACCAAACCCAGAAGAACCTGAGGCTTTAAAAATGGCTACAGAATTAGCAAATAAAATTGGTGCTGATATTGTTATTGGAACAGATCCAGATTGTGACCGTTTAGGTATTGCAGTTAGAGATTTAGATGGTAATATGAAATTATTAAACGGTAACCAAACAATGTGTTTAATGACCGATTTCTTAATTAAAAAATGGAAAGAAGCTGGTAAATTAAACGGAAAACAGTTTGTAGGTTCTACTATAGTTTCTACCAATTTAGTTGCAGAAATTGCCGAAAAATATGGTGTTCAATCTAAAGTAAGTCTAACTGGATTTAAATGGATTGCTAAAATGATTAGAGATGCCGAAGGAACATTAGATTTTATTGGTGGTGGTGAAGAAAGTTTTGGATATATGATAGGAGATTTTGTACGTGACAAAGATGCCGTTTCTTCTACACTTTTAGCATGTGAAATTGCTGCAAATGCAAAAGCTAATGGAAGTTCAATATACCAAGAATTACTACAAATTTATGCTGACACTAATTTCTATAAAGAACATTTAATTGCATTGGTAAGAAAAGGAATGGATGGAGCACAACAAATTGCTCAAATGATGGTAGATTTACGTGAAAATCCAGTAACTGAAATTGATGGTTCTAAAGTAAAATATTTATACGATTACGATGCCTCAACTAAAACAAATTTACTTACAAATACCGTTGAAGCTATTGACATTCCAAAATCTAACGTGTTAATTTACGAAACTGTTGAAGGTACTAAAATTGCTGCAAGACCAAGTGGAACTGAGCCTAAAATTAAATTTTATTTTAGCGTAAAAGCACCACTAGATGCAATTGAAAATGCTAAAAAAGTTGAAGCGGAATTAGATACTAAAATTCAACGTATAATTACTGAAATGAAACTATCTTAA
- a CDS encoding ABC transporter ATP-binding protein, whose amino-acid sequence MNYFKKILKYAKPYLKYAYLNIVFNILYALFNVLSVLGFIPVLGILFGKEEKTYTKPVYTGIASLYDFVSGSLNYKVTELMENGGIDKALLFICILSFSLFFFKNLFRYLASFVLAFLRNGVVKDLRDSLYHKIIGLPLSYFSEKKKGDIIARMTSDVQEVENSFLTSLETIVREPLTIILTLISMFAISAKLTLFVFILLPVSGFIISAISKKLKAKSLLAQQETGTFLSFMEETLTGLRVIKGFNAETKIEHKFNNSTTKFRDLMTSVIQRKTLASPMSEFLGSATIIAILWFGGRLVLTDNSGMQPQEFFGYIGLFYLVLNPAKAISTAFYSIQKGNASAERIIDILETKNTITDTPNAIAKKSFDSEISFENISFKYLDEYVLKNFSLNIKKGQTVALVGQSGSGKSTLANLITRFYDVNKGSIKIDGVNIKDIKQKSLRDLMGIVTQESILFNDTVKNNISLGVENSTLEEVEDAANIANAHEFIKNLPLQYQTNIGDSGNTLSGGQKQRLSIARAVLKNPPIMILDEATSALDTESEQLVQKALEKMMENRTSLVIAHRLSTIQKADLIIVLQKGEIVEQGKHEELLAEKGEYFKLVTMQTL is encoded by the coding sequence ATGAATTATTTCAAAAAGATATTAAAATACGCAAAACCTTACCTTAAATATGCATACTTAAATATTGTTTTCAATATTTTGTATGCATTATTTAATGTACTTTCTGTTTTAGGATTTATTCCTGTACTCGGTATTTTATTTGGAAAAGAAGAAAAAACCTATACAAAGCCTGTATATACTGGTATTGCAAGCTTATACGATTTTGTTTCTGGTTCTTTAAATTATAAAGTCACCGAATTAATGGAAAATGGTGGAATTGATAAAGCCTTACTTTTTATCTGTATTTTATCTTTCAGTTTATTTTTCTTTAAAAATCTATTCAGATATTTAGCTTCTTTTGTTTTAGCCTTTTTAAGAAATGGTGTAGTTAAAGATTTACGAGATAGCTTATATCATAAAATTATTGGATTACCACTCTCCTACTTTTCAGAAAAGAAAAAAGGAGATATTATTGCTCGCATGACATCTGATGTTCAAGAAGTTGAAAATTCTTTTTTAACATCATTAGAAACCATAGTACGTGAGCCCTTAACCATAATTTTAACATTAATATCAATGTTTGCTATAAGTGCAAAATTGACATTATTTGTATTTATTTTATTACCTGTTTCAGGGTTTATAATTTCTGCAATTAGCAAAAAATTAAAGGCAAAATCTTTATTAGCACAACAAGAAACAGGCACATTTTTATCTTTTATGGAAGAAACCTTAACTGGTTTACGTGTTATAAAAGGTTTTAATGCTGAAACTAAAATTGAACATAAATTTAATAATTCTACTACAAAATTTAGAGATTTAATGACAAGCGTAATCCAACGTAAAACATTAGCTTCTCCTATGAGTGAATTTTTAGGTTCTGCTACAATAATTGCAATTTTATGGTTTGGAGGAAGATTGGTTTTAACTGATAATAGTGGTATGCAACCACAAGAATTCTTTGGGTATATTGGACTATTTTATTTAGTGTTAAATCCTGCAAAAGCTATTTCTACTGCATTTTATAGCATTCAAAAAGGAAATGCATCTGCAGAACGTATTATCGATATTTTAGAAACTAAAAATACCATAACAGATACTCCAAACGCAATTGCTAAAAAAAGCTTTGATAGTGAAATTTCATTTGAAAACATCTCATTTAAATATTTAGATGAATATGTTCTAAAAAACTTTTCTTTAAATATTAAAAAAGGGCAAACTGTTGCTCTTGTTGGACAGTCTGGTAGTGGTAAATCTACACTTGCAAATTTAATTACACGATTTTACGATGTTAATAAAGGCTCCATTAAAATAGATGGTGTAAATATTAAAGATATAAAACAAAAATCATTAAGAGATTTAATGGGAATTGTTACTCAAGAATCCATCTTATTTAATGATACTGTTAAAAATAATATTAGCTTAGGAGTTGAAAACTCTACTTTAGAAGAAGTTGAAGACGCTGCAAACATTGCAAATGCACACGAATTTATTAAAAACTTACCTTTACAATACCAAACTAATATTGGCGATAGTGGAAATACACTTTCTGGTGGACAAAAACAACGTTTAAGTATTGCACGTGCTGTACTTAAAAATCCTCCAATAATGATTTTAGATGAGGCTACTTCTGCGCTAGATACCGAAAGTGAACAGTTGGTACAAAAAGCCCTAGAAAAAATGATGGAAAATAGAACATCATTAGTAATTGCACATCGTTTATCAACAATACAAAAAGCAGATTTAATTATAGTACTTCAAAAAGGAGAAATTGTAGAACAAGGTAAACACGAAGAATTATTAGCCGAAAAAGGTGAATATTTTAAGTTGGTTACTATGCAAACACTTTAA
- a CDS encoding sugar kinase — translation MSQIITFGEVLMRLSPEGNKKFIQANSLEFYFGGTEINVGISIANFGGDVKHISCISEDFVGDTAISYLRKFGVDTSAIVRSKRPLGVYFLEVGAVMRPSSISYNRSHSSFSEIEPSMVNWEKSLEGGKWFHWTGITPALCKGGYETLKEGLILAKKKGLTISADPTYRRGLWKYGVNAKDALIDLLNYSTIFIGGIDEINEVLDTNFGYTNEEFIEASKQLMSKFPSIEKVFEKIRTAVNSSWNKIRARMWNGDEFRETKDLDITHIIDRIGTGDAFAAGLIYGLQHYNDVKSMEFASAASALKHTYEGDVNFSSVDEVLGILEGNITGRLNR, via the coding sequence ATGAGTCAGATAATAACATTTGGAGAAGTATTAATGCGTTTATCTCCTGAAGGAAATAAGAAATTTATTCAAGCTAATTCACTTGAATTTTATTTTGGAGGAACAGAAATAAATGTTGGTATTTCAATAGCCAATTTTGGTGGTGATGTAAAACATATAAGTTGTATTTCAGAAGATTTTGTTGGTGACACAGCTATTTCATATTTGCGAAAATTTGGAGTAGATACTTCTGCTATAGTAAGATCTAAACGCCCATTAGGTGTTTATTTTTTAGAAGTAGGCGCTGTTATGAGACCGAGTAGTATCTCTTACAATCGTTCGCATTCATCTTTCTCAGAAATTGAGCCAAGCATGGTAAATTGGGAAAAATCTTTAGAAGGTGGTAAATGGTTTCACTGGACAGGCATTACTCCTGCCCTTTGTAAAGGTGGCTACGAAACTTTAAAAGAAGGCTTAATTTTAGCTAAAAAGAAAGGCTTAACAATCTCAGCAGATCCTACTTATAGAAGAGGTCTATGGAAATATGGAGTAAACGCCAAAGACGCTTTAATCGATTTATTAAATTACTCAACAATTTTTATTGGTGGTATTGACGAAATTAATGAAGTACTAGATACAAATTTTGGATATACTAATGAAGAATTTATCGAAGCTAGCAAACAGCTAATGTCTAAATTTCCTTCTATAGAAAAGGTATTTGAAAAAATAAGAACTGCAGTAAATTCTTCTTGGAATAAAATTAGAGCTAGAATGTGGAATGGTGACGAATTTAGAGAAACAAAAGATTTAGATATTACACATATTATAGATAGAATTGGAACAGGAGATGCTTTTGCTGCAGGATTAATTTATGGTTTACAACATTATAATGATGTAAAATCTATGGAATTTGCAAGTGCTGCAAGTGCTTTAAAACATACCTATGAAGGTGATGTAAACTTTTCATCTGTAGATGAAGTTTTAGGCATTTTAGAAGGAAATATTACAGGTAGATTAAACAGATAA
- a CDS encoding acyl-[acyl-carrier-protein] thioesterase, translating into MKNLESIFEENYKVNSININTNKKLGLFGLLQILQDIASEHALKLGFGYESSIEKGFFWVLTRQKLQMDTWPCLDDTITIKTWTKPVIDFYAIREYEIFLNHNKIGACSTSWMILDSKTRRPKKIENTESLFKPRKDYSLDFIAEKIILPKEIGATKMFEVRISDLDMNNHVNNVKYTQWVLDSIPFNYHKLFRVKEYEINFSAETFLDDKIEIHSNINNLESNSNHELFFKGNRLKDSKVVFTARMLTK; encoded by the coding sequence ATGAAAAACTTGGAATCTATTTTTGAAGAAAATTATAAAGTAAATAGCATAAACATAAATACAAATAAAAAATTAGGTTTATTTGGTTTGTTGCAAATACTACAAGATATTGCTAGTGAACATGCATTAAAACTAGGTTTTGGTTACGAAAGTTCAATAGAAAAAGGTTTTTTTTGGGTGCTTACCAGACAAAAATTGCAAATGGATACCTGGCCATGCTTAGATGATACCATAACTATTAAAACTTGGACAAAACCAGTTATTGATTTTTATGCAATTCGTGAATATGAAATATTTTTAAATCATAATAAAATTGGTGCTTGTTCAACAAGCTGGATGATTTTAGATAGTAAAACCAGAAGGCCTAAAAAAATAGAAAATACTGAAAGTTTATTTAAACCTAGAAAAGATTATTCATTAGATTTTATAGCAGAGAAAATTATTCTTCCTAAAGAAATTGGGGCTACAAAAATGTTTGAAGTTAGAATTAGTGACTTGGATATGAATAATCATGTAAATAATGTGAAATACACACAATGGGTACTTGATTCTATACCGTTTAATTATCATAAACTATTTAGGGTTAAAGAATATGAAATTAATTTTTCAGCAGAAACTTTTTTAGATGATAAAATAGAAATACATAGTAATATTAACAATCTAGAATCAAATAGTAATCATGAATTGTTTTTTAAGGGCAATAGATTAAAAGATTCTAAAGTAGTTTTTACGGCAAGAATGCTTACTAAATAA
- a CDS encoding glycosyltransferase family 2 protein — MDISVVIPLLNEEESLNELHDWIVKVMQSNRYSYEILFIDDGSTDTSWEVIENLSKKNTAVKGIRFQKNYGKSQALNAGFKEVIGDVVITMDADLQDSPDEIPELYNLISKDGFDLISGWKKKRYDSKIRKNIPSKLFNAAARKTSGLKLHDFNCGLKAYKKEVIKNIDVNGEMHRYIPVLAKNAGYTKIDEKVVVHQARKYGVTKFGIERFINGFLDLITIWFLSTFGKRPMHLFGFLGTLMFVVGCTFAFYLGVDKLFFNPTGRLITERPQFYIALTTMIIGTQFFLAGFLGELMLRTKSATKRYSISNKINI, encoded by the coding sequence ATGGATATATCAGTAGTTATTCCACTACTTAATGAAGAAGAATCTTTAAATGAATTACACGATTGGATTGTAAAAGTTATGCAATCCAATCGTTATTCTTATGAGATTCTTTTTATTGATGACGGTAGTACAGATACTTCTTGGGAAGTAATCGAAAATCTTTCAAAAAAAAACACAGCTGTAAAAGGCATACGTTTTCAAAAAAATTATGGAAAATCTCAAGCTTTAAATGCGGGTTTTAAAGAAGTAATAGGCGATGTTGTAATTACAATGGATGCTGATTTACAAGATAGTCCAGACGAAATTCCTGAATTATACAATCTAATTAGTAAAGATGGTTTCGATTTAATTTCTGGTTGGAAAAAGAAACGCTACGATTCTAAAATTAGAAAAAATATACCTTCAAAATTATTTAATGCTGCCGCTAGAAAAACTTCAGGTTTAAAATTACACGATTTTAATTGCGGATTAAAAGCTTATAAAAAAGAGGTTATTAAAAATATTGATGTTAATGGTGAAATGCACCGTTACATTCCAGTACTTGCAAAAAACGCTGGATATACTAAAATTGATGAAAAAGTAGTAGTACATCAGGCTAGAAAATATGGTGTAACCAAATTTGGAATAGAGCGTTTTATAAACGGATTTTTAGATTTAATTACTATTTGGTTTTTATCTACTTTTGGAAAAAGGCCCATGCATTTATTTGGTTTTTTAGGAACACTTATGTTTGTTGTTGGATGTACATTTGCCTTTTATTTAGGTGTAGACAAACTATTTTTTAATCCAACAGGTAGGTTAATTACCGAAAGACCACAATTTTACATTGCTTTAACAACTATGATAATTGGAACACAATTCTTTTTAGCAGGTTTTTTAGGAGAGTTAATGCTTCGCACTAAATCAGCTACAAAAAGGTATTCAATTTCAAACAAAATTAATATATAA